One window from the genome of Nitrospira sp. encodes:
- a CDS encoding sterol desaturase family protein — protein sequence MIERISWFFERVWETVFASFRSWSSFQEAIERIPLVFVNFTNGLAWPYLLSSLVLAWGLYHVAMRQGGTSAKSFREYAFPAHIYRHPSTLLDLRFMAVDTVLNFLIWIPVFSGVGLLTAKILSAVVIQRLGWEPPGSLSPAAIAAATMGFLLLSDLINYWAHVWLHSNPVLWSFHQVHHSAEVLTPAAAFRVHPVENLITVVLQAPVAGLSALVFQNVLGRDRQFMMIFGVSIFGFLYGLLGTHLRHSHIWMSYGPWLNRVVMSPAHHQLHHSIDPRHWNKNFGVKFTLWDALFGTLYAPGKPEVLRVGIPGADSGQFATISKLYGIPFVNAFRGVTRSLERRA from the coding sequence ATGATTGAACGGATCAGCTGGTTCTTCGAACGGGTGTGGGAGACGGTGTTTGCGTCATTCCGCTCCTGGTCCAGCTTTCAAGAGGCCATTGAGCGGATTCCGCTGGTGTTCGTTAACTTTACGAACGGGCTGGCCTGGCCCTATCTGCTCTCCAGCCTGGTACTGGCGTGGGGGCTCTATCATGTCGCCATGCGGCAGGGAGGAACGAGCGCCAAGTCGTTTCGCGAGTATGCGTTTCCGGCGCACATCTATCGCCATCCGTCCACGTTGCTGGATCTACGTTTCATGGCCGTCGATACTGTGCTGAATTTTCTCATTTGGATCCCGGTCTTTTCCGGGGTCGGTCTTCTGACTGCCAAGATTCTCTCGGCGGTGGTCATCCAGCGATTGGGCTGGGAGCCTCCCGGGTCATTGTCCCCGGCGGCGATCGCCGCCGCGACGATGGGGTTTCTGCTCTTGTCCGATCTGATCAATTACTGGGCGCATGTGTGGCTCCACAGCAATCCCGTCCTCTGGTCATTTCACCAGGTGCATCATTCCGCCGAGGTGCTGACACCGGCGGCCGCATTTCGGGTGCATCCGGTTGAGAATCTGATCACGGTGGTGCTTCAGGCGCCGGTGGCCGGACTATCGGCCCTGGTATTTCAGAATGTGCTTGGTCGGGACCGGCAGTTCATGATGATCTTTGGCGTGAGTATTTTTGGATTTCTCTATGGCTTACTGGGGACTCATCTTCGGCACTCCCATATCTGGATGTCCTATGGGCCTTGGTTGAACCGGGTGGTGATGAGTCCGGCGCATCATCAACTCCATCACAGCATTGACCCTCGGCACTGGAATAAGAACTTTGGGGTGAAGTTCACTCTCTGGGATGCGCTATTCGGCACGCTGTATGCCCCAGGCAAGCCGGAGGTATTGCGCGTCGGAATTCCAGGGGCAGACTCCGGGCAGTTTGCCACTATCTCCAA
- a CDS encoding sterol desaturase family protein — translation MVIDAVRWFLERVAEYSLSAVSSWDSFTAAIGEVLGTFTRLTSGLAWPYVLASVTIAGVAYHVSKKRDVPPAPSFRAFLFPRGVYGHPSALLDYRFYLVSALLNVLLFVPMLAGVGVLAEKMGKGFLIGYLAWEPPATLPVPALFAAALGFYLLHDFVNYWAHLLLHKVPLLWAFHQVHHSAEVLTPISAYRAHPLEFFVTAILRAPVIGLAFVFYENFPAQDLAVTTMFGVSLVGFMYGLSGLHLQHSHLPISYGPLLDRILVTPIVHQTHHSLDPRHHNKNFGVKFALWDWLFGTLCLPDRHERLRFGLVGIKKDDFATVGKLYVGPFQRAGGRIRRSLASDPLTRSQDAVRSEGL, via the coding sequence ATGGTGATTGACGCAGTACGATGGTTTCTGGAGCGCGTGGCAGAGTATTCCCTGTCTGCCGTTTCATCCTGGGACAGTTTCACGGCAGCGATCGGAGAGGTCCTCGGGACCTTCACCAGGCTCACGAGCGGCCTGGCCTGGCCCTATGTGCTGGCCAGTGTGACGATTGCCGGGGTGGCGTACCATGTGTCCAAGAAGCGCGACGTGCCGCCCGCCCCCTCCTTCAGGGCGTTTCTGTTTCCTCGCGGTGTGTACGGTCACCCCTCTGCGCTGCTGGACTATCGTTTCTATCTCGTGAGCGCTCTGCTCAATGTGTTGCTCTTTGTTCCCATGTTGGCCGGCGTCGGGGTCCTCGCAGAGAAGATGGGGAAGGGGTTTTTGATCGGATACTTGGCGTGGGAACCTCCGGCCACCTTGCCGGTGCCCGCCCTCTTCGCCGCGGCGCTGGGGTTTTACCTGCTGCACGATTTCGTGAATTATTGGGCTCATCTGCTGCTCCACAAAGTCCCACTGTTGTGGGCCTTTCACCAGGTCCATCATTCGGCTGAGGTGTTGACGCCCATTTCAGCGTACCGTGCGCATCCATTGGAATTTTTCGTGACGGCGATCCTGCGCGCGCCGGTGATCGGCTTGGCTTTTGTCTTTTATGAGAACTTTCCTGCGCAGGACTTAGCCGTCACGACGATGTTCGGGGTCAGCCTCGTGGGGTTTATGTATGGACTCTCAGGGCTTCATCTGCAGCACTCGCATCTTCCGATTTCCTACGGTCCCCTGCTGGATCGCATTCTGGTGACTCCGATCGTGCACCAAACGCATCACAGCCTCGATCCGCGGCATCACAACAAGAATTTCGGGGTGAAGTTTGCGTTGTGGGATTGGTTGTTTGGCACTCTGTGCCTGCCGGATCGCCACGAACGCCTTCGATTCGGGCTTGTCGGCATAAAAAAGGACGATTTTGCGACAGTCGGGAAGCTGTATGTCGGGCCGTTTCAACGTGCCGGAGGGCGAATCCGGCGCAGCCTCGCCTCCGATCCGCTCACTCGCTCTCAGGATGCCGTGCGTTCTGAGGGACTTTAA
- a CDS encoding PqqD family protein, with the protein MGRQPFITADLRPDMTVESEPGQASPAGSATTAQLAEAARAVLSEGEQQQIERGRQDTRQDLLSAVPRPNQDVQGTTLDGETVLLHLGTGRYYTLNRVGSAIWEACNGSLSLQAIHVALCGRFDAPPERIADDLFALVTHLSHEGLLSLEEV; encoded by the coding sequence ATGGGGCGACAGCCGTTTATCACCGCCGATTTGAGACCGGATATGACCGTCGAGTCCGAGCCCGGACAAGCCTCGCCGGCGGGGAGCGCGACGACCGCGCAGCTGGCCGAAGCGGCTCGGGCCGTCCTGTCGGAAGGAGAACAGCAGCAGATTGAACGTGGCCGGCAAGATACCCGTCAGGACCTCCTGTCGGCGGTGCCGCGCCCCAATCAGGATGTCCAGGGAACGACACTGGACGGCGAAACGGTGTTGCTCCACTTGGGGACCGGCCGCTATTACACCTTGAATCGGGTTGGCAGTGCGATCTGGGAGGCCTGCAACGGAAGTCTATCCCTTCAGGCGATCCACGTGGCGCTGTGCGGGCGGTTCGACGCTCCGCCGGAGCGGATCGCCGATGATCTATTCGCCCTCGTGACCCATCTGAGTCACGAAGGACTGCTGAGCCTGGAAGAGGTGTGA
- a CDS encoding ABC transporter ATP-binding protein — MNSLLFRIRPFLQTLRYALSFVWQSSPSLAVGSIVVRVIQGVLPLAVLYLTKLLIDAVTEGLKAPAQDASLTPITTILAGLAGAAVISAMLTVVSSLISRIHAQVVTDHMHALLQAKSVEVDLEYYENARYQDTLHRAQQEAPYRPTAILNALLQCFQDGISLLAMAGILWWLHWAVIPVLALTAIPYFFVRLQQSNRLFAWERERTPLERKAWYVNMLLTQATAAKEVRLFDLGPRLREWFRDARTVLRRERVALERRWAFAGLAAQIVGVVGVFGVYSFVAVRTFHGLLTVGDLVMFFQAIQRASGFLEGLGWSVSNLYESNLFLTTLNEFLAIRSKLPEAVKPRPFPASLGQGITFEQVSFQYPHEERVAVRDFTFTIKPGEHVAFVGANGAGKTTLVKLLCRLYDPTSGRITIDGTDLRDYAIADVRGAVSGIFQDFVKFQFSAKDNITLGVNAPDVALPMVVQAARQAGVHEAIERLPKGYESLLGKLFDGGHELSIGEWQKVALARAILRNSQILILDEPTSAMDAKAEAELFERFHELAQGRTAILISHRLSTVKMADRIFVVDRGQIVEQGTHDDLMSRQGLYASLFLTQAQHYQ; from the coding sequence ATGAATAGCCTGTTGTTCCGCATACGTCCCTTTCTCCAGACACTGCGGTATGCCCTCTCGTTTGTCTGGCAGAGCAGTCCGAGTCTCGCAGTTGGCAGTATTGTCGTACGGGTGATCCAGGGGGTGCTTCCCTTGGCCGTGCTGTATCTGACCAAACTGTTGATCGATGCGGTGACGGAGGGGCTCAAGGCTCCCGCGCAGGATGCCTCGTTGACCCCCATCACGACAATTCTTGCGGGCCTGGCAGGGGCTGCAGTGATCAGTGCTATGCTCACAGTTGTATCCTCCCTGATCTCCAGGATCCATGCCCAAGTCGTCACCGATCATATGCATGCGCTGCTGCAGGCGAAGTCCGTCGAGGTCGACCTCGAGTATTACGAGAACGCGCGGTACCAAGATACGCTGCATCGAGCGCAGCAGGAAGCGCCGTATCGTCCCACCGCGATTCTCAACGCGCTCTTGCAATGTTTCCAGGATGGCATCTCGCTGTTGGCGATGGCGGGCATTCTCTGGTGGTTGCATTGGGCGGTCATTCCGGTCCTGGCCCTGACGGCGATTCCGTATTTCTTTGTCCGCTTGCAACAGTCCAATCGGCTGTTTGCCTGGGAGCGCGAGCGCACGCCGCTGGAACGGAAGGCCTGGTACGTCAACATGCTGCTCACCCAGGCCACCGCGGCCAAAGAGGTGCGTCTGTTCGACCTGGGCCCCCGGTTGCGGGAATGGTTCCGCGATGCGCGAACGGTGCTGCGTCGGGAGCGGGTCGCTCTAGAGCGGCGATGGGCGTTTGCCGGGTTGGCTGCGCAGATCGTGGGGGTCGTAGGAGTCTTCGGGGTCTACAGTTTCGTGGCGGTGCGAACGTTTCACGGGCTCCTGACTGTGGGCGACCTGGTCATGTTCTTTCAGGCCATTCAGCGGGCCTCGGGGTTTCTCGAAGGGCTGGGCTGGAGTGTGTCGAATTTGTATGAGAGCAATCTTTTTCTGACGACGCTGAACGAATTCCTGGCGATTCGCTCGAAATTGCCCGAAGCGGTCAAGCCTCGACCGTTTCCTGCCTCGCTCGGGCAGGGAATTACGTTCGAGCAGGTCTCGTTTCAATATCCCCACGAAGAACGGGTGGCCGTCCGCGACTTCACCTTTACGATCAAGCCCGGCGAGCATGTGGCATTCGTCGGAGCCAACGGCGCAGGGAAGACCACGCTGGTGAAGCTGTTGTGTCGTCTCTACGATCCCACGAGCGGTCGTATTACGATCGACGGGACGGACCTGCGTGACTATGCCATCGCCGATGTCCGCGGGGCGGTCAGCGGGATTTTTCAGGACTTTGTGAAGTTTCAGTTTTCCGCCAAAGACAACATCACGTTGGGGGTGAACGCGCCGGATGTCGCGCTTCCGATGGTCGTGCAGGCGGCCAGGCAGGCCGGGGTCCATGAGGCCATCGAGCGTTTGCCGAAGGGCTACGAGTCCCTGTTGGGTAAGTTATTCGACGGGGGGCATGAGCTGAGTATCGGGGAATGGCAGAAGGTGGCGCTGGCGAGAGCCATTCTCCGCAATTCCCAGATCCTGATTCTCGACGAACCGACCAGTGCCATGGACGCAAAGGCGGAGGCGGAGCTGTTCGAACGGTTCCACGAACTCGCACAAGGACGGACGGCGATTTTAATCAGTCATCGGTTGTCCACGGTGAAAATGGCCGACCGGATTTTCGTCGTGGATCGCGGTCAGATCGTGGAACAGGGAACGCATGATGATTTGATGAGCCGCCAAGGCCTCTATGCCTCGTTATTCCTCACCCAAGCGCAACACTACCAATAG
- a CDS encoding lasso peptide biosynthesis B2 protein, with amino-acid sequence MKRVVRKYWMLLQVAVIVSRIRLRLRGENLPAVLKRLAPGALSGTPDSSRFEDLVYYVDRWLQLFPYNAKGNCFPRSLALYWFATRSGYPVSFHCGVRKDGSGLDGHAWLTLDRQPFHEPGQHWQRFTVTYAFPPDQPVNREQAPPVRPRKGTTAAI; translated from the coding sequence ATGAAGCGAGTCGTAAGAAAATATTGGATGCTGCTGCAGGTGGCGGTGATCGTGTCCCGGATTCGTCTCCGACTGCGCGGCGAGAACCTTCCGGCTGTGCTGAAGCGGCTGGCCCCTGGCGCGCTCTCCGGGACGCCGGATTCGTCGCGGTTCGAGGACCTCGTCTACTATGTGGACCGCTGGCTCCAACTCTTTCCCTACAATGCGAAAGGAAATTGCTTTCCCCGGTCGTTGGCGTTGTATTGGTTCGCCACACGATCAGGGTATCCGGTGTCGTTTCATTGCGGGGTCAGAAAGGACGGGTCCGGACTCGATGGCCATGCCTGGCTGACGCTCGATCGTCAGCCGTTTCACGAGCCCGGCCAGCATTGGCAGCGTTTCACCGTCACCTATGCGTTCCCGCCCGATCAACCGGTCAACCGTGAGCAGGCGCCGCCAGTGCGCCCCCGGAAGGGGACGACGGCGGCGATCTGA
- a CDS encoding nucleotidyltransferase family protein produces the protein MKEPRQFPWSPEGELLVWCARTCVTEDLRARICSRVQEPLDWGLLLDLAAYHGVLPLLHRNLSTLCPALVPADTLTKLRQKTQACAMLNRSLAQELGGLCDAFAARSVPVVPIKGATLAVSAYGDLTLRDFSDLDLLIPESAIGAAQAVLIAQGYERKDPSTDPAEAEHEEGPYHVFIKKRSLFRVDLQWVMAHQHFAFQLDRPEFWAHRSPVRLGNSTVQGLAPEELLILLCVHGSKHAWEQLKWVCDVAEVLRSHPDLDWERIFANATAWHCQRLMHMGLALAHRVLDAPIPDSILARYSTDADVRMLSERMPASLLASPREGVTEEQAVAFYLTLKDTWWERCRFGLVLCRDGSSIVENPPRWFSRGGGLARLAHLVRPCQRAVRNLVPSSIRGAINRWVEHGG, from the coding sequence ATGAAGGAACCGCGACAGTTTCCCTGGTCGCCTGAAGGAGAGCTGCTGGTCTGGTGCGCCCGAACATGCGTCACCGAGGACCTGCGCGCGCGCATCTGCTCGCGGGTCCAGGAGCCTCTTGATTGGGGACTACTGCTGGACCTCGCCGCCTATCACGGTGTGCTTCCGTTGCTCCACCGGAATCTGTCGACCCTCTGTCCGGCTCTTGTGCCGGCCGATACGTTGACGAAGCTGCGTCAAAAGACGCAAGCCTGTGCCATGCTGAATCGATCGCTCGCCCAGGAGCTGGGAGGTCTGTGTGACGCATTTGCCGCGCGCAGCGTGCCGGTCGTGCCGATCAAAGGCGCGACGCTAGCGGTGTCTGCTTACGGCGATCTGACGCTCCGCGATTTCAGCGATCTCGATCTCCTGATTCCCGAATCTGCGATCGGGGCCGCGCAAGCCGTGTTGATCGCCCAGGGTTATGAACGGAAAGATCCGTCGACAGACCCTGCGGAAGCGGAGCACGAAGAGGGGCCCTATCATGTGTTTATCAAGAAGCGCAGCCTGTTTCGGGTCGATCTTCAGTGGGTGATGGCGCATCAGCATTTTGCCTTTCAACTGGATCGTCCGGAGTTCTGGGCGCATCGGTCGCCGGTGCGGCTGGGGAATTCGACCGTGCAAGGATTGGCGCCGGAGGAGCTTCTGATTCTTCTCTGCGTGCATGGATCGAAGCATGCCTGGGAGCAGCTCAAGTGGGTGTGCGATGTCGCCGAAGTGCTCCGTTCACACCCGGACCTTGATTGGGAGCGGATCTTTGCGAATGCAACGGCCTGGCATTGCCAGCGATTGATGCACATGGGATTGGCGCTGGCCCATCGTGTGCTGGATGCGCCCATCCCGGACTCTATTCTTGCCCGCTATTCGACCGATGCCGATGTCCGGATGTTGTCCGAACGCATGCCGGCTAGTCTCTTGGCGAGTCCACGAGAGGGCGTCACTGAGGAGCAGGCCGTGGCGTTCTACTTGACGTTGAAAGATACCTGGTGGGAACGGTGTCGATTCGGCCTGGTGCTGTGCCGGGACGGCTCTTCAATAGTGGAGAATCCGCCACGCTGGTTTTCCCGTGGCGGGGGGCTCGCGCGATTGGCTCATCTCGTTCGGCCGTGCCAGCGAGCGGTAAGGAATCTGGTTCCCTCTTCAATTCGAGGCGCGATCAATCGGTGGGTGGAGCACGGAGGCTGA
- a CDS encoding PqqD family protein, translating to MADLASTTILPPTTGSSIDRNELSRTVLRPNPDVQGTTMDGETVLLDLSSGRYYTLNRLGSVIWEHCAGQSTMADIHAAICDRFEVAPERALDDLVALVNELIQEGLLQQERR from the coding sequence ATGGCCGACTTAGCATCGACGACAATATTGCCGCCTACGACAGGGTCTTCGATCGACCGGAATGAGTTGAGCCGCACCGTGCTGCGGCCGAACCCGGACGTGCAGGGCACGACGATGGATGGAGAAACCGTCCTCCTCGATCTGAGCAGCGGGCGCTACTACACATTGAATCGATTGGGGAGCGTAATTTGGGAGCATTGTGCCGGGCAGAGCACGATGGCCGATATTCATGCGGCCATCTGTGACCGGTTTGAGGTGGCGCCAGAGCGAGCCCTCGATGATCTGGTGGCGTTGGTCAATGAATTGATTCAAGAAGGGTTACTTCAACAAGAAAGGAGGTGA
- a CDS encoding PilZ domain-containing protein — MHERGRPRIEVNYPVTLSGEGGNGSGTMTNLTITGGEIDSDLHAQIGAHFRVHIQLSGARSPIDIAIATVRWQGDHRFGVEFVRFEGNAKAQLEEMLNQSDTNSAP, encoded by the coding sequence ATGCATGAACGCGGTCGGCCGAGGATCGAAGTAAACTACCCTGTTACCTTGAGCGGCGAGGGGGGCAACGGAAGCGGGACGATGACGAATCTCACCATTACCGGCGGCGAGATCGATTCAGATCTGCATGCCCAAATCGGTGCCCATTTCCGTGTGCACATTCAGCTGTCCGGTGCACGGAGTCCCATCGACATCGCCATCGCAACGGTTCGCTGGCAAGGGGATCATCGGTTCGGCGTGGAGTTTGTCCGGTTCGAAGGCAATGCCAAAGCCCAGCTTGAAGAGATGCTGAATCAGAGCGATACGAATTCTGCCCCGTAA
- the purF gene encoding amidophosphoribosyltransferase, producing the protein MHKELPIISPDKFHDECAVFGIFGHEEAANLTYLGLYALQHRGQEASGIVSGDGEQFYIQKGMGLVADIYNKTTLEKLPGRMAIGHNRYSTAGGNDLKNVQPFNVNFAFGNLALAHNGNLINSQVLRNELEAYGAIFQSTSDTEVIIHLIAHSRASTFLARVMDALNQVRGAFSLVLMTDNGLIAVRDPHGLRPLCLGRVRGSWVVASETCAFDLLDAEYIREIEPGELVVLSDQGIDSHRPFPKVDPAMCVFEYVYFARPDSRIYGANAVYSTRKALGRRLAKESWVEADIVIPVPDSGVPAALGYSEGGGIPFETGLIRNHYVGRTFIEPEQSIRHFGVKVKLNAVPEVLMGKRVVVVDDSLVRGTTSRKIVKMLRNAGAKEVHMRISSPPIVSPCFYGIDTPTKKELIASNHSTEEIRKYITADSLAYLSLDGMLQSAPGVPSQYCNACFTEQYPIAFTRAEEMQLGLFEPSADPRKLT; encoded by the coding sequence ATGCACAAAGAACTTCCGATTATCTCGCCCGACAAGTTTCACGACGAATGCGCCGTGTTCGGCATCTTCGGCCACGAAGAAGCCGCGAATCTGACCTATCTAGGACTCTATGCGTTGCAACATCGCGGACAGGAAGCCTCGGGCATCGTGTCCGGCGACGGCGAACAGTTTTATATCCAGAAGGGGATGGGGCTGGTCGCGGATATCTACAATAAGACGACGCTGGAGAAGCTGCCGGGACGGATGGCCATCGGCCACAATCGGTATTCCACGGCCGGCGGAAACGATCTCAAGAACGTCCAGCCCTTCAACGTCAATTTTGCCTTCGGGAATCTGGCCCTGGCGCACAACGGCAATCTGATCAACTCCCAGGTCTTGCGCAACGAACTCGAAGCCTACGGTGCGATCTTTCAATCCACGTCCGATACCGAAGTCATCATCCATCTGATCGCCCATTCCCGGGCCAGCACGTTCCTGGCGCGCGTCATGGACGCGTTGAATCAGGTGCGGGGCGCCTTCTCGCTGGTGTTGATGACGGATAACGGGTTGATTGCGGTGCGCGATCCCCATGGCCTGCGTCCGCTGTGCTTGGGGCGTGTGCGGGGGAGTTGGGTGGTGGCGTCGGAGACCTGCGCGTTCGATCTCTTGGATGCCGAATACATTCGCGAGATCGAGCCCGGCGAGCTCGTGGTGTTGAGCGATCAAGGGATCGACAGTCACCGGCCGTTTCCTAAAGTCGATCCGGCTATGTGTGTGTTCGAGTATGTCTATTTCGCCAGGCCGGACAGCCGAATCTATGGTGCGAATGCGGTCTATTCCACGCGGAAGGCGTTAGGTCGTCGATTGGCCAAGGAATCCTGGGTGGAAGCGGACATCGTGATTCCCGTGCCGGATTCCGGCGTGCCGGCCGCGCTCGGTTATAGCGAAGGCGGGGGGATCCCCTTCGAGACGGGATTGATTCGTAATCACTATGTCGGCCGGACCTTTATCGAACCGGAACAATCCATCCGCCACTTCGGCGTCAAAGTGAAGTTGAACGCGGTTCCTGAGGTACTGATGGGCAAACGGGTGGTGGTGGTCGATGATTCGCTGGTACGCGGGACGACGAGCCGGAAGATCGTGAAGATGTTGCGGAATGCCGGCGCGAAAGAGGTCCATATGCGGATCAGCTCCCCGCCGATCGTCTCGCCTTGTTTCTACGGCATCGATACGCCAACTAAGAAGGAACTGATCGCATCGAATCATTCGACCGAAGAGATCCGCAAATACATTACGGCGGATTCGCTGGCCTACCTGAGTCTGGACGGGATGCTGCAATCGGCCCCTGGTGTGCCTTCGCAATATTGCAATGCCTGCTTCACCGAACAGTATCCGATCGCATTTACCCGGGCGGAGGAAATGCAACTTGGGCTGTTCGAGCCGTCGGCCGACCCACGGAAGTTGACGTAG
- the purL gene encoding phosphoribosylformylglycinamidine synthase subunit PurL, which yields MSLVITKELIAQHNLTDDEFKKIVEILGREPNLTELGMFSVMWSEHCSYKSSRVHLKKLPTTGPRVIQGPGENAGVVDIGDGLCVVFKMESHNHPSFIEPYQGAATGVGGILRDVFTMGARPIALLDSLRFGGLDTAKNRHIVKGVVAGIAGYGNCMGVPTVGGEVVFNDIYSLNPLVNAFCLGVAQKDKIFLGTAAGVGNPVIYFGSKTGRDGIHGATMASDSFDDQSEKKRPTVQVGDPFQEKLLLEACLELMAGDLLVGIQDMGAAGLTSSSCEMASRAGNGIDLDLTHVPRREPGMTPYELMLSESQERMLMVAKAGKEEECIRICKKWDLDVAVVGKVTGSGILRVLDQGKVVAEIPAKSLADDGPRYERPFSPPGYQDMLTNLNYDALPDVKDANAALLALLESPTIASKRWVYEQYDHMVRTNTMVRPGSDAAVVRIKGTNKAVAMTVDCNSRYCLLNPYEGARLAVAEASRNLACSGAEPIGLTDCLNFGNPERPDIMWQFVMAIEGMKDACEHFKIPIVSGNVSFYNETNGLSIYPTPMLGMVGLIESADQTMTQWFRNEGDDIILLGTTREDLGGSEYLKVQHSREQGSPPYLNLETEQAVQSCVLQLIRSGLVQSAHDCSDGGLAVALAECCMSGPDQTRGAVVRLTPGRQRIDSVLFGESQSRIIVSAKPAQRQAILAQAQRLGVPAAVVGAVGDAALVIYVGDERSTTKTIDLPVATIADRWGFSLERRLSQE from the coding sequence ATGTCGCTTGTTATTACCAAAGAACTGATCGCGCAGCATAATCTGACGGACGACGAGTTCAAAAAGATCGTCGAGATCCTTGGGCGGGAGCCGAATCTGACGGAGCTTGGGATGTTTTCCGTTATGTGGTCGGAGCATTGCTCCTATAAGTCGTCGCGGGTGCATTTGAAGAAGCTGCCTACGACCGGGCCGCGTGTTATCCAGGGCCCCGGCGAAAACGCCGGCGTGGTGGATATCGGCGACGGTCTCTGCGTCGTGTTCAAGATGGAGTCGCACAACCATCCGTCGTTCATCGAGCCCTATCAGGGCGCGGCGACGGGAGTGGGCGGAATTCTGCGCGATGTGTTTACGATGGGGGCGCGCCCGATTGCCTTGCTGGATTCGTTGCGTTTCGGCGGGTTGGATACGGCGAAGAACCGCCATATTGTGAAAGGTGTCGTGGCGGGGATCGCCGGTTATGGCAATTGCATGGGCGTGCCGACCGTCGGCGGCGAAGTCGTATTCAACGACATCTATTCGCTCAATCCGCTGGTGAATGCGTTCTGCCTCGGTGTCGCGCAGAAGGACAAGATTTTCCTCGGGACCGCGGCCGGTGTCGGCAATCCGGTGATCTACTTTGGTTCGAAGACGGGGCGCGACGGGATCCATGGCGCGACGATGGCGTCCGATTCCTTCGATGACCAATCGGAAAAGAAGCGGCCGACGGTGCAAGTGGGTGACCCGTTCCAGGAAAAGCTTTTGCTGGAAGCCTGTCTCGAACTGATGGCGGGCGATCTTCTGGTCGGCATTCAGGACATGGGCGCGGCGGGGCTGACGAGTTCGTCTTGCGAAATGGCGTCGCGGGCCGGGAACGGGATCGATCTCGATCTGACCCATGTCCCGCGCCGTGAGCCGGGCATGACGCCCTATGAGCTCATGTTGTCCGAGTCGCAAGAGCGCATGTTGATGGTGGCGAAGGCCGGCAAGGAAGAGGAGTGCATCCGGATCTGCAAGAAGTGGGATCTGGATGTGGCGGTGGTCGGGAAGGTCACAGGCAGCGGTATTCTGCGCGTACTCGATCAAGGCAAAGTCGTCGCGGAGATTCCGGCGAAATCGCTGGCCGATGACGGGCCGCGCTATGAACGCCCCTTTTCGCCGCCCGGCTATCAGGACATGCTTACGAATTTGAATTACGACGCGTTGCCCGATGTGAAGGATGCGAATGCGGCTCTGTTGGCGCTCTTGGAGTCCCCGACGATCGCGAGCAAGCGCTGGGTATACGAGCAGTACGACCACATGGTGCGGACGAATACGATGGTGCGGCCCGGCTCGGATGCGGCGGTCGTGCGTATCAAGGGCACGAACAAAGCGGTGGCGATGACGGTGGATTGCAACAGCCGGTACTGTCTGCTCAATCCCTATGAAGGGGCGCGGCTGGCGGTGGCAGAAGCCTCGAGGAATCTCGCCTGTTCCGGCGCGGAGCCGATCGGGCTGACGGACTGCCTGAACTTCGGCAACCCCGAACGCCCCGACATCATGTGGCAGTTCGTGATGGCGATCGAGGGCATGAAGGATGCCTGCGAGCATTTCAAGATTCCGATCGTGAGCGGCAATGTCAGCTTCTACAACGAGACCAACGGCCTCTCGATCTATCCCACGCCGATGCTGGGGATGGTAGGGCTCATCGAATCCGCCGATCAGACGATGACGCAATGGTTCCGGAACGAAGGTGACGACATCATTCTGCTCGGGACGACGCGGGAGGATCTGGGCGGGTCGGAATATCTGAAAGTCCAGCATTCGCGCGAGCAGGGCTCTCCGCCGTATCTGAATCTGGAGACGGAGCAGGCGGTGCAGAGTTGCGTGCTGCAGCTGATTCGTTCCGGGCTCGTGCAGTCCGCCCACGATTGTTCCGATGGAGGACTCGCCGTGGCGCTGGCCGAATGCTGCATGTCCGGTCCGGATCAGACGCGCGGGGCTGTGGTACGATTAACGCCTGGCCGTCAGAGGATCGATTCAGTGCTGTTCGGTGAAAGCCAGTCACGGATTATCGTATCGGCCAAGCCGGCGCAACGGCAGGCGATTCTGGCGCAGGCGCAGCGGTTGGGCGTTCCCGCTGCCGTCGTCGGAGCCGTGGGGGACGCGGCGCTGGTCATCTACGTGGGAGACGAGCGGTCGACGACGAAGACGATTGATCTCCCGGTCGCGACCATTGCCGATCGCTGGGGCTTTTCGCTGGAACGGAGATTGAGCCAGGAATAA